The following proteins are encoded in a genomic region of Glycine max cultivar Williams 82 chromosome 18, Glycine_max_v4.0, whole genome shotgun sequence:
- the LOC100797218 gene encoding ribosome biogenesis protein BRX1 homolog 1 codes for MGKKRKHSETTQSVAQPKKEDAAPERPARTLLGWKDKNQVEDNNNADSPIFRNKEKLLVTCSRRINYRYRHLMLNLVTLLPHCKKDNKVESKETKGATLNELVELKNCSSCLFFECRKHKDLYLWMAKCPNGPSVKFLVSAVHTMEELKLTGNHLQGSRPILTFSANFEKDAHWKLLKEMLLQIFETPKDHRKAKPFHDHVFVFSIVDDHIWFRNYQISVHHNEADKLPRGGLDKMTLIEVGPRFCLNPIKIFGGSFGGPTLYENPLYVSPNQIRALEKKKKAGKFAKKVKAKTRRKMHEMSNPLEPDEFADMWKD; via the exons ATGGGGAAGAAGAGAAAACACAGTGAGACTACTCAAAGTGTGGCACAGCCCAAAAAGGAAGATGCTGCTCCAGAGAGACCAGCTAGGACCCTTTTGGGGTGGAAGGATAAGAATCAAGTTGAGGATAATAATAATGCTGATTCACCAATATTTAGGAACAAAGAGAAGCTATTGGTCACTTGCTCTAGGCGCATCAATTACAG GTACCGGCATTTGATGTTGAATTTGGTGACACTTTTGCCCCATTGCAAGAAGGATAACAAAGTTGAATCAAAGGAAACTAAAGGAGCCACCCTCAACGAGCTTGTTGAGCTAAAAAATTGTTcctcttgtttattttttgag TGCAGGAAGCATAAAGATCTTTATCTCTGGATGGCAAAATGCCCCAATGGCCCATCTGTAAAATTTCTAGTTAGTGCTG TTCACACAATGGAGGAATTGAAGCTTACGGGAAATCACCTACAGGGTTCCCGTCCAATTTTGACATTTTCagcaaattttgaaaaagatGCACATTGGAAACTATTAAAGGAGATGTTGTTACAG ATATTTGAAACACCAAAGGACCACAGAAAGGCTAAGCCTTTCCATGATCACGTTTTTGTTTTCTCAATAGTTGATGACCATATATGGTTCCGGAATTACCAG ATCTCTGTTCATCATAATGAAGCGGACAAATTACCTAGAGGTGGCCTTGATAAAATGACATTGATCGAG GTCGGCCCGCGATTCTGCTTGAacccaattaaaatatttggtgGCAGTTTTGGAGGCCCAACTTTATACGAGAATCCACTCTATGTGTCACCGAATCAG ATTCGAGCtttggagaaaaagaagaaggccGGAAAGTTTGCAAAGAAGGTCAAAGCAAAGAcaaggaggaaaatgcacgAGATGTCCAATCCTCTGGAGCCTGATGAGTTTGCAGATATgtggaaagattga
- the COL2B gene encoding zinc finger protein CONSTANS-LIKE 2 isoform X1, with the protein MLEGQATTPTWPRMCDTCRSVPSTVFCRSHTAFLCATCDTRLHVSLTWHERVWVCEACERAPAAFLCKADAASLCASCDADIHAANPLASRHHRVPILPIAAANNNNNDDDDVADVDDEDETASWLLLNPIKSATVPNTNNNNNNNGFLYNAAATTDHYAQHQHFAGVSQKSYAGDSVVPVQQHQHFQLGLEFDNSKPAFSYNGSVSQSVSVSSMDIGVVPESPMRDVSIAHTRPPKGTIDLFSGPPIQVPSHFSPMDREARVLRYREKKKMRKFEKTIRYASRKAYAETRPRIKGRFAKRTDVEAEVDQMFSTTLITEVGYGIVPSF; encoded by the exons ATGTTGGAGGGCCAAGCAACAACGCCCACGTGGCCGCGCATGTGCGACACGTGCCGCTCCGTCCCCTCCACCGTCTTCTGCCGCTCCCACACCGCCTTTCTCTGCGCCACGTGCGACACTCGCCTCCACGTCTCTCTCACGTGGCACGAGCGCGTGTGGGTGTGCGAGGCGTGCGAGCGCGCCCCGGCGGCGTTCCTCTGCAAGGCCGACGCCGCCTCCCTCTGCGCCTCCTGCGACGCCGACATCCACGCCGCCAACCCCCTCGCCAGCCGCCACCACCGCGTCCCCATCCTCCCCATCGCCGccgccaacaacaacaacaacgacgaCGACGACGTTGCTGACGTTGACGACGAAGACGAAACCGCTTCATGGCTCTTGCTCAACCCTATCAAGAGTGCTACTGTCCCTAACaccaataacaataacaataataacggGTTCTTGTATAACG CTGCTGCTACTACTGATCATTACGCTCAGCACCAACATTTCGCTGGTGTTTCTCAGAAGAGTTATGCTGGGGACAGTGTTGTTCCGGTTCAGCAACACCAGCATTTTCAGCTTGGGTTGGAGTTTGACAACTCCAAACCTGCCTTCAGTTACAATGGTTCTGTTAGTCAAAGT GTTTCAGTTTCATCAATGGATATTGGTGTTGTACCTGAATCACCAATGAGGGATGTCTCAATTGCCCATACAAGACCCCCCAAAGGGACAATTGACCTATTTTCTGGACCTCCAATTCAGGTGCCTTCCCATTTTTCTCCAATGGACAGGGAGGCCAGAGTCCTAAGGTACAGGGAGAAAAAGAAGATGAGAAAATTTGAGAAGACAATCAGGTATGCCTCAAGGAAGGCCTATGCAGAGACTAGACCTCGTATAAAAGGTCGATTTGCCAAGAGAACAGATGTAGAAGCTGAAGTGGATCAGATGTTCTCGACAACACTAATTACAGAAGTTGGATATGGAATTGTTCCCTCTTTCTGA
- the COL2B gene encoding zinc finger protein CONSTANS-LIKE 2, whose product MLEGQATTPTWPRMCDTCRSVPSTVFCRSHTAFLCATCDTRLHVSLTWHERVWVCEACERAPAAFLCKADAASLCASCDADIHAANPLASRHHRVPILPIAAANNNNNDDDDVADVDDEDETASWLLLNPIKSATVPNTNNNNNNNGFLYNGEVDEYLDLVDNCNSCGDNNHFASAAATTDHYAQHQHFAGVSQKSYAGDSVVPVQQHQHFQLGLEFDNSKPAFSYNGSVSQSVSVSSMDIGVVPESPMRDVSIAHTRPPKGTIDLFSGPPIQVPSHFSPMDREARVLRYREKKKMRKFEKTIRYASRKAYAETRPRIKGRFAKRTDVEAEVDQMFSTTLITEVGYGIVPSF is encoded by the exons ATGTTGGAGGGCCAAGCAACAACGCCCACGTGGCCGCGCATGTGCGACACGTGCCGCTCCGTCCCCTCCACCGTCTTCTGCCGCTCCCACACCGCCTTTCTCTGCGCCACGTGCGACACTCGCCTCCACGTCTCTCTCACGTGGCACGAGCGCGTGTGGGTGTGCGAGGCGTGCGAGCGCGCCCCGGCGGCGTTCCTCTGCAAGGCCGACGCCGCCTCCCTCTGCGCCTCCTGCGACGCCGACATCCACGCCGCCAACCCCCTCGCCAGCCGCCACCACCGCGTCCCCATCCTCCCCATCGCCGccgccaacaacaacaacaacgacgaCGACGACGTTGCTGACGTTGACGACGAAGACGAAACCGCTTCATGGCTCTTGCTCAACCCTATCAAGAGTGCTACTGTCCCTAACaccaataacaataacaataataacggGTTCTTGTATAACGGTGAGGTTGATGAGTATTTGGACCTTGTTGATAATTGTAACTCTTGTGGTGATAATAATCACTTCGCTTCAGCTGCTGCTACTACTGATCATTACGCTCAGCACCAACATTTCGCTGGTGTTTCTCAGAAGAGTTATGCTGGGGACAGTGTTGTTCCGGTTCAGCAACACCAGCATTTTCAGCTTGGGTTGGAGTTTGACAACTCCAAACCTGCCTTCAGTTACAATGGTTCTGTTAGTCAAAGT GTTTCAGTTTCATCAATGGATATTGGTGTTGTACCTGAATCACCAATGAGGGATGTCTCAATTGCCCATACAAGACCCCCCAAAGGGACAATTGACCTATTTTCTGGACCTCCAATTCAGGTGCCTTCCCATTTTTCTCCAATGGACAGGGAGGCCAGAGTCCTAAGGTACAGGGAGAAAAAGAAGATGAGAAAATTTGAGAAGACAATCAGGTATGCCTCAAGGAAGGCCTATGCAGAGACTAGACCTCGTATAAAAGGTCGATTTGCCAAGAGAACAGATGTAGAAGCTGAAGTGGATCAGATGTTCTCGACAACACTAATTACAGAAGTTGGATATGGAATTGTTCCCTCTTTCTGA